A window of the Oncorhynchus kisutch isolate 150728-3 linkage group LG12, Okis_V2, whole genome shotgun sequence genome harbors these coding sequences:
- the LOC109900953 gene encoding E3 ubiquitin-protein ligase pellino homolog 2 isoform X1, which yields MNSPNQDEDDVPVKDPVKYGELVLLGYNGSLPSGDRGRRKSRFALYRRTKANGVKPSTVHILNTPQDSKAVHSRGQHSISFTLSRNQTVVVEYCHDNDTDMFQIGRSTECPIDFVVTDTSGEGKECEDPSVAPSTISRFACRVVCERNPPYTARIYAAGFDSSKNIFLGEKATKWKNPDGHMDGLTTNGVLVMHPEGFPEDNRQGLWREISVCGDVYALRETRSGPSRGKLAEGESSALRDGSLVDLCGATLLWRTGEGLLHAPTLRHLEALRQELNAARPQCPVGLSTLAFPSLPRSHSFPFLPSLEERQPWVYLTCGHVHGRHDWGQRPERREARGGGGGGEGEGGISTVRRECPLCRSVGPYVPLWLGCEPAVYVDAGAPTYAFVPCGHVCSERTAKYWADTPLPHGTHAFRPTCPFCSAPLSSTPQGWTRLIFQGPID from the exons GTACAATGGCTCTCTGCCCAGTGGAGACcgggggaggaggaagagccgCTTCGCTCTGTACCGGAGGACCAAGGCCAATGGAGTCAAACCCAGCACTGTTCACATCCTCAACACACCACAGGACAGCAAG GCAGTCCACAGCAGGGGGCAGCACAGCATCTCCTTCACTCTGTCCCGCAACCAGACAGTGGTGGTGGAGTACTGCCACGACAACGACACTGACATGTTTCAG ATTGGGCGCTCCACAGAGTGTCCAATAGACTTTGTCGTGACGGACACAtcaggagaggggaaggagtgcGAGGACCCCTCAGTGGCCCCCAGCACCATCTCCCGCTTCGCCTGCAGGGTGGTGTGTGAACGCAACCCCCCCTACACTGCACGCATCTACGCTGCTGGCTTTGACTCCTCCAAAAACATCTTTCTAGGG gaGAAAGCCACTAAGTGGAAGAACCCGGACGGCCACATGGATGGCTTGACCACCAACGGGGTGCTGGTGATGCACCCTGAGGGTTTCCCTGAGGACAACAGACAGGGCCTGTGGAGGGAGATTTCTGTTTGTGGGGACGTCTACGCCCTCCGAGAGACACGCTCTGGACCCAGCCGAGGCAAACTG GCGGAGGGAGAAAGCAGTGCCTTGCGGGATGGTTCTCTAGTGGACCTGTGTGGAGCCACTCTGCTGTGGCGTACTGGGGAGGGCCTGCTCCACGCTCCCACCCTCCGCCACCTGGAGGCACTGCGACAGGAGCTCAACGCTGCCCGGCCACAGTGTCCTGTAGGCCTCAGTACTCTGGCATTCCCTAGCCTGCCACGCAGCCACAG TTTTCCTTTTCTCCCCAGTCTGGAGGAGCGCCAGCCCTGGGTTTACCTCACCTGCGGACACGTACACGGCCGCCACGACTGGGGCCAGCGCCCCGAGCGCCGGGaggcgagaggaggaggaggaggaggagagggggaaggagggatctCCACAGTCCGCCGGGAGTGCCCTCTATGCAGGAGCGTGGGGCCCTACGTACCCCTGTGGCTGGGGTGTGAGCCCGCCGTGTACGTGGATGCTGGAGCACCTACGTACGCGTTTGTACCCTGCGGCCACGTGTGTTCAGAGAGGACAGCCAAGTACTGGGCGGATACCCCGCTGCCCCATGGGACCCACGCCTTCCGGCCCACCTGTCCCTTCTGCTCTGCCCCTCTCAGCAGCACCCCACAGGGCTGGACACGCCTCATCTTCCAGGGCCCCATCGACTAG
- the LOC109900953 gene encoding E3 ubiquitin-protein ligase pellino homolog 2 isoform X2 → MNSPNQDEDDVPVKDPVKYGELVLLGYNGSLPSGDRGRRKSRFALYRRTKANGVKPSTVHILNTPQDSKAVHSRGQHSISFTLSRNQTVVVEYCHDNDTDMFQIGRSTECPIDFVVTDTSGEGKECEDPSVAPSTISRFACRVVCERNPPYTARIYAAGFDSSKNIFLGEKATKWKNPDGHMDGLTTNGVLVMHPEGFPEDNRQGLWREISVCGDVYALRETRSGPSRGKLAEGESSALRDGSLVDLCGATLLWRTGEGLLHAPTLRHLEALRQELNAARPQCPVGLSTLAFPSLPRSHSLEERQPWVYLTCGHVHGRHDWGQRPERREARGGGGGGEGEGGISTVRRECPLCRSVGPYVPLWLGCEPAVYVDAGAPTYAFVPCGHVCSERTAKYWADTPLPHGTHAFRPTCPFCSAPLSSTPQGWTRLIFQGPID, encoded by the exons GTACAATGGCTCTCTGCCCAGTGGAGACcgggggaggaggaagagccgCTTCGCTCTGTACCGGAGGACCAAGGCCAATGGAGTCAAACCCAGCACTGTTCACATCCTCAACACACCACAGGACAGCAAG GCAGTCCACAGCAGGGGGCAGCACAGCATCTCCTTCACTCTGTCCCGCAACCAGACAGTGGTGGTGGAGTACTGCCACGACAACGACACTGACATGTTTCAG ATTGGGCGCTCCACAGAGTGTCCAATAGACTTTGTCGTGACGGACACAtcaggagaggggaaggagtgcGAGGACCCCTCAGTGGCCCCCAGCACCATCTCCCGCTTCGCCTGCAGGGTGGTGTGTGAACGCAACCCCCCCTACACTGCACGCATCTACGCTGCTGGCTTTGACTCCTCCAAAAACATCTTTCTAGGG gaGAAAGCCACTAAGTGGAAGAACCCGGACGGCCACATGGATGGCTTGACCACCAACGGGGTGCTGGTGATGCACCCTGAGGGTTTCCCTGAGGACAACAGACAGGGCCTGTGGAGGGAGATTTCTGTTTGTGGGGACGTCTACGCCCTCCGAGAGACACGCTCTGGACCCAGCCGAGGCAAACTG GCGGAGGGAGAAAGCAGTGCCTTGCGGGATGGTTCTCTAGTGGACCTGTGTGGAGCCACTCTGCTGTGGCGTACTGGGGAGGGCCTGCTCCACGCTCCCACCCTCCGCCACCTGGAGGCACTGCGACAGGAGCTCAACGCTGCCCGGCCACAGTGTCCTGTAGGCCTCAGTACTCTGGCATTCCCTAGCCTGCCACGCAGCCACAG TCTGGAGGAGCGCCAGCCCTGGGTTTACCTCACCTGCGGACACGTACACGGCCGCCACGACTGGGGCCAGCGCCCCGAGCGCCGGGaggcgagaggaggaggaggaggaggagagggggaaggagggatctCCACAGTCCGCCGGGAGTGCCCTCTATGCAGGAGCGTGGGGCCCTACGTACCCCTGTGGCTGGGGTGTGAGCCCGCCGTGTACGTGGATGCTGGAGCACCTACGTACGCGTTTGTACCCTGCGGCCACGTGTGTTCAGAGAGGACAGCCAAGTACTGGGCGGATACCCCGCTGCCCCATGGGACCCACGCCTTCCGGCCCACCTGTCCCTTCTGCTCTGCCCCTCTCAGCAGCACCCCACAGGGCTGGACACGCCTCATCTTCCAGGGCCCCATCGACTAG